Proteins found in one Primulina eburnea isolate SZY01 chromosome 16, ASM2296580v1, whole genome shotgun sequence genomic segment:
- the LOC140817076 gene encoding uncharacterized protein isoform X3, with product MAVNQMFLNSELDPLQRQKVFVYSFTHTSVPFPKSSVKLYMVPFKLFPGLRMSRSCAMDKSLVFGEEHPKNLLIYGVLGPTKSQRFKMLDDSEFNSPGSTNDLEKQLQDFFSDVKAMIKMGKEEDAVDLLQANYEAVKAQVDSGDQGIEEAALLDVIALGYMALGDLRTVGSLMNLLYKIVNGLKDEELLLDSILVHMGSMHEKLENFEKSIYFYRRSLEIMERKFGLNNSLLCTPLLGMARALGSDGRATEAIKTYERVIMVLESSRGEEGEELAVPLCALGNLLIKEGKASDAEYPFNRVLKIFTKSYGEKDGRVGMAMCSLAQVKCAKGEVNDAIDLYKTAINILNESQYMALDDKALEKMRIDLAELLHAVGRQQEGRALLEECLLISERFNGKEHPSLVPHLVNLATSYSRSKSFAEAERLLRISLQILGKNAPPDDPSITFPMLNLAVVLFNLHRDEEAERLAMDVLHFREKVFGKESIPVGEALDCLVSIQSRLDKDNSESVELLKRLLKIQEKAFGPESMEVIETLKRIVHFLNKMGLENEKNPLQNRLSVLRNKHKQKIMY from the exons ATGGC AGTGAATCAAATGTTTCTGAACTCTGAGTTGGACCCACTTCAACGGCAGAAAGTTTTTGTGTATTCTTTCACGCACACTAGTGTTCCGTTTCCAAAATCCAGTGTCAAGCTTTATATGGTGCCATTTAAATTGTTTCCTGGGCTGCGCATGTCAAGAAGCTGTGCCATGGATAAATCATTGGTGTTTGGTGAAGAGCACCCTAAAAATCTACTGATATATGGTGTTTTGGGTCCTACAAAATCCCAAAG GTTTAAAATGCTGGATGACTCCGAATTTAACTCACCGGGCAGCACAAATGATCTTGAAAAGCAGCTTCAGGATTTCTTTAGTGATGTTAAGGCTATGATAAAAATGGGAAAGGAAGAGGACGCTGTAGATTTACTTCAGGCAAATTATGAAGCTGTTAAGGCACAAGTCGATTCAGGGGATCAAGGTATTGAAGAAGCTGCTCTTCTTGATGTAATAGCCTTGGGGTACATGGCCCTTGGAGACTTGAGAACTGTTGGGTCCCTGATGAATTTG CTGTACAAGATTGTCAATGGATTGAAAGACGAGGAGCTGCTCCTTGATTCAATACTCGTGCATATGGGAAGTATGCACGAAAAGTTGGAAAATTTTGAGAAGTCTATTTATTTCTACAGAAGATCCCTGGAAATTATGGAAAGAAAATTTG GACTTAACAATTCATTACTTTGCACACCATTGTTGGGAATGGCAAGAGCTCTGGGTTCTGATGGAAGAGCCACTGAGGCGATAAAAACATACGAGCGTGTTATTATGGTATTGGAATCTAGCAGGGGTGAGGAGGGTGAGGAATTGGCAGTGCCTCTATGTGCTTTGGGTAATCTTCTAATAAAGGAGGGGAAAGCATCGGATGCTGAGTATCCTTTCAATAG agttttaaaaatatttacgaaGTCATATGGAGAAAAAGATGGAAGAGTTGGAATGGCTATGTGTTCTTTAGCCCAAGTGAAATGCGCAAAAG GAGAAGTGAATGATGCCATTGATTTATACAAGACTGCCATTAATATACTCAATGAATCACAATACATGGCACTGGATGACAAAGCCCTGGAGAAGATGAGAATCGACTTGGCTGAATTACTCCATGCTGTAGGAAG ACAACAAGAAGGTCGTGCACTGCTAGAAGAATGCTTGTTAATATCTGAGAGATTTAATGGAAAAGAACATCCTAGCTTAGTGCCCCACCTTGTAAATCTTGCAACCTCCTATTCACGCTCGAAAAGCTTCGCCGAAGCAGAGCGCTTGCTGAGGATAAGTTTACAAATATTAGGGAAGAATGCACCCCCAGACGATCCATCCATCACCTTTCCTATGTTAAATCTTGCAGTAGTTCTCTTCAATCTACACCGTGATGAAGAAGCTGAAAGACTTGCCATGGATGTTCTACACTTTCGCGAGAAGGTGTTTGGTAAAGAATCTATACCAGTTG GTGAGGCTTTGGACTGTTTGGTGTCTATTCAATCCCGACTAGATAAGGACAATAGTGAGTCGGTGGAGCTGCTCAAGAGGCTTCTAAAAATTCAGGAGAAAGCGTTTGGCCCAGAAAGCATGGAGGTTATCGAAACGCTCAAAAGAATTGTACATTTCTTAAACAAAATGGGGTTGGAAAACGAGAAAAATCCTCTGCAGAATAGATTGTCAGTTCTAAGAAACAAACACAAACAGAAGATTATGTATTAG
- the LOC140817076 gene encoding uncharacterized protein isoform X1, with amino-acid sequence MAYVFSASTSVILGPCVIFFRVNQMFLNSELDPLQRQKVFVYSFTHTSVPFPKSSVKLYMVPFKLFPGLRMSRSCAMDKSLVFGEEHPKNLLIYGVLGPTKSQRFKMLDDSEFNSPGSTNDLEKQLQDFFSDVKAMIKMGKEEDAVDLLQANYEAVKAQVDSGDQGIEEAALLDVIALGYMALGDLRTVGSLMNLLYKIVNGLKDEELLLDSILVHMGSMHEKLENFEKSIYFYRRSLEIMERKFGLNNSLLCTPLLGMARALGSDGRATEAIKTYERVIMVLESSRGEEGEELAVPLCALGNLLIKEGKASDAEYPFNRVLKIFTKSYGEKDGRVGMAMCSLAQVKCAKGEVNDAIDLYKTAINILNESQYMALDDKALEKMRIDLAELLHAVGRQQEGRALLEECLLISERFNGKEHPSLVPHLVNLATSYSRSKSFAEAERLLRISLQILGKNAPPDDPSITFPMLNLAVVLFNLHRDEEAERLAMDVLHFREKVFGKESIPVGEALDCLVSIQSRLDKDNSESVELLKRLLKIQEKAFGPESMEVIETLKRIVHFLNKMGLENEKNPLQNRLSVLRNKHKQKIMY; translated from the exons ATGGCGTACGTCTTCTCCGCCTCAACCTCCGTCATTCTTGG TCCTTGTGTTATTTTCTTCAGAGTGAATCAAATGTTTCTGAACTCTGAGTTGGACCCACTTCAACGGCAGAAAGTTTTTGTGTATTCTTTCACGCACACTAGTGTTCCGTTTCCAAAATCCAGTGTCAAGCTTTATATGGTGCCATTTAAATTGTTTCCTGGGCTGCGCATGTCAAGAAGCTGTGCCATGGATAAATCATTGGTGTTTGGTGAAGAGCACCCTAAAAATCTACTGATATATGGTGTTTTGGGTCCTACAAAATCCCAAAG GTTTAAAATGCTGGATGACTCCGAATTTAACTCACCGGGCAGCACAAATGATCTTGAAAAGCAGCTTCAGGATTTCTTTAGTGATGTTAAGGCTATGATAAAAATGGGAAAGGAAGAGGACGCTGTAGATTTACTTCAGGCAAATTATGAAGCTGTTAAGGCACAAGTCGATTCAGGGGATCAAGGTATTGAAGAAGCTGCTCTTCTTGATGTAATAGCCTTGGGGTACATGGCCCTTGGAGACTTGAGAACTGTTGGGTCCCTGATGAATTTG CTGTACAAGATTGTCAATGGATTGAAAGACGAGGAGCTGCTCCTTGATTCAATACTCGTGCATATGGGAAGTATGCACGAAAAGTTGGAAAATTTTGAGAAGTCTATTTATTTCTACAGAAGATCCCTGGAAATTATGGAAAGAAAATTTG GACTTAACAATTCATTACTTTGCACACCATTGTTGGGAATGGCAAGAGCTCTGGGTTCTGATGGAAGAGCCACTGAGGCGATAAAAACATACGAGCGTGTTATTATGGTATTGGAATCTAGCAGGGGTGAGGAGGGTGAGGAATTGGCAGTGCCTCTATGTGCTTTGGGTAATCTTCTAATAAAGGAGGGGAAAGCATCGGATGCTGAGTATCCTTTCAATAG agttttaaaaatatttacgaaGTCATATGGAGAAAAAGATGGAAGAGTTGGAATGGCTATGTGTTCTTTAGCCCAAGTGAAATGCGCAAAAG GAGAAGTGAATGATGCCATTGATTTATACAAGACTGCCATTAATATACTCAATGAATCACAATACATGGCACTGGATGACAAAGCCCTGGAGAAGATGAGAATCGACTTGGCTGAATTACTCCATGCTGTAGGAAG ACAACAAGAAGGTCGTGCACTGCTAGAAGAATGCTTGTTAATATCTGAGAGATTTAATGGAAAAGAACATCCTAGCTTAGTGCCCCACCTTGTAAATCTTGCAACCTCCTATTCACGCTCGAAAAGCTTCGCCGAAGCAGAGCGCTTGCTGAGGATAAGTTTACAAATATTAGGGAAGAATGCACCCCCAGACGATCCATCCATCACCTTTCCTATGTTAAATCTTGCAGTAGTTCTCTTCAATCTACACCGTGATGAAGAAGCTGAAAGACTTGCCATGGATGTTCTACACTTTCGCGAGAAGGTGTTTGGTAAAGAATCTATACCAGTTG GTGAGGCTTTGGACTGTTTGGTGTCTATTCAATCCCGACTAGATAAGGACAATAGTGAGTCGGTGGAGCTGCTCAAGAGGCTTCTAAAAATTCAGGAGAAAGCGTTTGGCCCAGAAAGCATGGAGGTTATCGAAACGCTCAAAAGAATTGTACATTTCTTAAACAAAATGGGGTTGGAAAACGAGAAAAATCCTCTGCAGAATAGATTGTCAGTTCTAAGAAACAAACACAAACAGAAGATTATGTATTAG
- the LOC140817076 gene encoding uncharacterized protein isoform X2 → MAYVFSASTSVILGVNQMFLNSELDPLQRQKVFVYSFTHTSVPFPKSSVKLYMVPFKLFPGLRMSRSCAMDKSLVFGEEHPKNLLIYGVLGPTKSQRFKMLDDSEFNSPGSTNDLEKQLQDFFSDVKAMIKMGKEEDAVDLLQANYEAVKAQVDSGDQGIEEAALLDVIALGYMALGDLRTVGSLMNLLYKIVNGLKDEELLLDSILVHMGSMHEKLENFEKSIYFYRRSLEIMERKFGLNNSLLCTPLLGMARALGSDGRATEAIKTYERVIMVLESSRGEEGEELAVPLCALGNLLIKEGKASDAEYPFNRVLKIFTKSYGEKDGRVGMAMCSLAQVKCAKGEVNDAIDLYKTAINILNESQYMALDDKALEKMRIDLAELLHAVGRQQEGRALLEECLLISERFNGKEHPSLVPHLVNLATSYSRSKSFAEAERLLRISLQILGKNAPPDDPSITFPMLNLAVVLFNLHRDEEAERLAMDVLHFREKVFGKESIPVGEALDCLVSIQSRLDKDNSESVELLKRLLKIQEKAFGPESMEVIETLKRIVHFLNKMGLENEKNPLQNRLSVLRNKHKQKIMY, encoded by the exons ATGGCGTACGTCTTCTCCGCCTCAACCTCCGTCATTCTTGG AGTGAATCAAATGTTTCTGAACTCTGAGTTGGACCCACTTCAACGGCAGAAAGTTTTTGTGTATTCTTTCACGCACACTAGTGTTCCGTTTCCAAAATCCAGTGTCAAGCTTTATATGGTGCCATTTAAATTGTTTCCTGGGCTGCGCATGTCAAGAAGCTGTGCCATGGATAAATCATTGGTGTTTGGTGAAGAGCACCCTAAAAATCTACTGATATATGGTGTTTTGGGTCCTACAAAATCCCAAAG GTTTAAAATGCTGGATGACTCCGAATTTAACTCACCGGGCAGCACAAATGATCTTGAAAAGCAGCTTCAGGATTTCTTTAGTGATGTTAAGGCTATGATAAAAATGGGAAAGGAAGAGGACGCTGTAGATTTACTTCAGGCAAATTATGAAGCTGTTAAGGCACAAGTCGATTCAGGGGATCAAGGTATTGAAGAAGCTGCTCTTCTTGATGTAATAGCCTTGGGGTACATGGCCCTTGGAGACTTGAGAACTGTTGGGTCCCTGATGAATTTG CTGTACAAGATTGTCAATGGATTGAAAGACGAGGAGCTGCTCCTTGATTCAATACTCGTGCATATGGGAAGTATGCACGAAAAGTTGGAAAATTTTGAGAAGTCTATTTATTTCTACAGAAGATCCCTGGAAATTATGGAAAGAAAATTTG GACTTAACAATTCATTACTTTGCACACCATTGTTGGGAATGGCAAGAGCTCTGGGTTCTGATGGAAGAGCCACTGAGGCGATAAAAACATACGAGCGTGTTATTATGGTATTGGAATCTAGCAGGGGTGAGGAGGGTGAGGAATTGGCAGTGCCTCTATGTGCTTTGGGTAATCTTCTAATAAAGGAGGGGAAAGCATCGGATGCTGAGTATCCTTTCAATAG agttttaaaaatatttacgaaGTCATATGGAGAAAAAGATGGAAGAGTTGGAATGGCTATGTGTTCTTTAGCCCAAGTGAAATGCGCAAAAG GAGAAGTGAATGATGCCATTGATTTATACAAGACTGCCATTAATATACTCAATGAATCACAATACATGGCACTGGATGACAAAGCCCTGGAGAAGATGAGAATCGACTTGGCTGAATTACTCCATGCTGTAGGAAG ACAACAAGAAGGTCGTGCACTGCTAGAAGAATGCTTGTTAATATCTGAGAGATTTAATGGAAAAGAACATCCTAGCTTAGTGCCCCACCTTGTAAATCTTGCAACCTCCTATTCACGCTCGAAAAGCTTCGCCGAAGCAGAGCGCTTGCTGAGGATAAGTTTACAAATATTAGGGAAGAATGCACCCCCAGACGATCCATCCATCACCTTTCCTATGTTAAATCTTGCAGTAGTTCTCTTCAATCTACACCGTGATGAAGAAGCTGAAAGACTTGCCATGGATGTTCTACACTTTCGCGAGAAGGTGTTTGGTAAAGAATCTATACCAGTTG GTGAGGCTTTGGACTGTTTGGTGTCTATTCAATCCCGACTAGATAAGGACAATAGTGAGTCGGTGGAGCTGCTCAAGAGGCTTCTAAAAATTCAGGAGAAAGCGTTTGGCCCAGAAAGCATGGAGGTTATCGAAACGCTCAAAAGAATTGTACATTTCTTAAACAAAATGGGGTTGGAAAACGAGAAAAATCCTCTGCAGAATAGATTGTCAGTTCTAAGAAACAAACACAAACAGAAGATTATGTATTAG